GCCCGGCCGCTCGGTGAAGTAGAGCCCCAGGTCATAGCGGATGAAGCTGGTCTCGCCCCCGCCGAACGGGGTCACGGTCAGCGGTCCGGCACTGCCGTGCCCGGATCCGACGGCTGTTTCCTGCGCGCCCTGCGGGGCTCCGGTCGCTGCGCTCCCTGCACTCCTCGTGCCGGCGCCGTAGTTGTGCAGGGCGAAAACGGCCTGGAACAGTGGCGACCGGCTCACGTCGCGGGTCACCTGGAGTTCCTTGACCAGCACCTCGAAGGGCAGGTCGCCGTGGGCGTAGGCGGCGAGCGCCGTCTCGCGGCACCGGCGCAGCAGCTCGGTGAAGCTCGGCTCGCCGTCGAGGTCGGCGCGCAGCGTCAGCATGTTGATGAAGAGCCCGGCGAGCCCCTCCCACTCCGGTCGCGACCGGCCCGCGACCGGCGAGCCGATCGCGAAGTCGACCTGCCCGGTATACCGCTGCAGCAGCGCCTGAAAGCCCGCGAGCAGGGTCATGTAGAGCGTCGCCCCCTGGCCGCGCCCCAGCAGGTGCAGCCGGTCGGTCAGGTCGCGGTCGAGGACGAAGTGCCGCATCGCGCCGGGAAACGTCTGCTCGGCCGGTCGCGGCCGATCGGTCGCCAGATCCAGCGGGGGTACGCCGTCCAGCCGCTCCCGCCAGTACTCCACCTGCCCGGCGAGTGCGGGTCCGGTCAGCTTCTCGCGCTGCCAGGCGGCGTAGTCGGCGTACCGGGCGGGGAGGGGTTGCAGGGGTGAGCCCTCGCCCGCGACGGCCGCCGCGTAGAGCCGGTTCAGCTCGTCGAGCAGGATGCCGGTGGACCAGCCGTCGCTGGCGATGTGGTGCACCGCGAGCAGCAGCACGTGGTCGTCGGTGTCGAGCGCCACGAGCAGCGCCCGCGCGACCGGCCCGGCGGCGAGGTCGAACGGCGTCGCCGTGGTGCGGGTGAAGAGGCTCTGCGCAGCGGTCTCCCGCTCGTCGGCGGGCAGGTGCGTCACCGAGGCGGTCGCGAGCGCCAGCTCCCCGTCCGGTTCGACGACGACCGTCGGCATCCCGTCGGCGTCGACGGGGAACCGGGACCGCAGCGGTTCGTGCCGCCGCACCAGGGCGGTCAACGCCGCACGCAGCGCCGACTCGTCGAGCGGTCCGCGCAGCCGCACGCCGGCCGCGATCGTGTAGGCGGCCGTACCCGGCGCGAACTGGTCCATGAACCACAGCCGCTCCTGCCCGAAGGAGAGCACGGGCGGCGCGGCCGGGTCGGGCTGCCACGTGTCGGCCTCGGCGCCGGTCTGCTCGTCACGGGCGGCGGTGAGCGCTGCGGCGAGCCCCTCCAGGGTGGGATGGGCGAAGAGGTCCCGCATCGGCAGGTCGACCCCGGTCGCGGCGCGGAGCCGGGCGAGGACCCGGGCGGCGAGCAGCGAGTGGCCGCCGCGCTCGAAGAAATCGTCGCCGACACCGAGGTCGTCCACGCCGAGCACCTCGGCCCAGGCGGTGGCGACGAGCTCCTCGGCGGTGGACCGGGGCGCGACGCGTTCGCGCTGCTCGGCGGCGGCGAACTCCGGTGCGGGCAGCGCGGCCCGGTCGAGCTTGCCGTTGGGGGTGAGCGGCAGCCGCGGCAGCGCCACGAACGCCGCCGGGATGAGGTGCGGCGGCAGCGACGAACCGAGGAACGCCCGCAGTTCGCCCGAGTTCACGCCGGTGTCGACCGTGTAGGCGACGAGGGCAGGCTCGCCCGCCCGGTCCGGGCGGACCACGACGGCGGCGACCGAGACGGCGGGGTGGGCGGTGAGGGCCGCCTCGATCTCGCCCAGCTCGATGCGGTGGCCGCGCAGCTTGATCTGGTTGTCGACGCGCCCGATGAACTCCAGCTCCCCGGTGGCGTCCCAGCGGACGCGGTCGCCGGTGGCGTAGATCCGGTGCCCGCCGCCCCGGAACGGGTCCGGGCGGAACCGGTCGGCGGTGAGTCCAGGCCGGTCGTGGTAGCCCCGGGCGACGCCGTCGCCGCCGATGAAGAGCTCCCCGGCGAGTCCATAGGGGACGGTGCGGAGGTGCTCGTCGAGGACGTAGACCCAGGTGTTGGCGATCGGGCCGCCGATGCCGACGCGCTGTGCCCCGGCGGGGACGCCGGCAGCCGTGGACCACACCGTGGTCTCCGTCGGGCCGTAGACGTTGATGAGGGTGTGCGAGCGCGCGGCGAGCTCGGCCGCGAGCGGGACCGGCAGCGCCTCGCCGCCGACGAGCGCGGTGATCCGCGGTTCGGCGAAGCCGGCGGCGAGCAGCAACCGCCAGCCCGACGGCGTGGCCTGGACGTGGGTGACGCGCTCGCGCCGGATCAGGGCGAGCAGCTCCTCGCCGTCGCGGCCCGCGTGGTCACCGGCGACCACCACGGTGCCGCCGAGGACCAGCGGCAGGAAGAGCTCCAATGTGGAGATGTCGAAGGAGAGCGAGGTCTGCGCCAGCCAGACGTCGTCCGGGCCCGCGGCCAGCCGTTCCCGCATCGCCGCGATGAAGTTGCCGAACGCCCGGTGCTCCACCATGACGCCCTTCGGCCGCCCCGTCGACCCCGACGTATAGATCAGGTAGGCGAGGTCTCCCGCCCCGGCCCCACCCGCCCCCCAAGACCGCCGCAACTCTTCAAGAGTTGGTCCTATATAGGACCAACTCTTGAAGAGTTGCGACGATCTCGGGGTTGCGACCGGTGCCGCGGCGACCGGTGCTACGGCGTCTGGTGCCACGGCGTCCGGCGTCGGGTCGAGCAGCAGGGTGGGGGTGGTGGTGGGGAAGCGGGCGTGGTGGGCGGGCTCGGTGACGAGCAGGCGGGCGCCGCTGTCGGCGAGCATGTAGGCGAGCCGGTCCGCCGGGTAGGCGGGGTCCAGCGGCAGGTAGGCCGCACCCGTCTGCCAGATCGCCAGCAGCGACGCGACCAGCTCCGCGCCCCGGCCGAGCCCGACCCCGACGATGTCGCCCCGGCCGACGCCGTGCGCCCGCAGGATCTCGGCGAGCCGGTCGGCCGACTCCCGCAGCTCGGCGTAGGTGAGGCGGTGCTCGCCGCCGACCAGGGCCGGTGCCGACGGCGTGGCGGCGGCGGTGGCGTGCACCAGGTCCAGCACGGTCCCGTCGGGCAGCGGCAGGGCTGGTCCGGCGGCGAGGGCCAGCAGTTCGTCGCGCTCGCCCGGCGCCATCAGGTCCAGGTCGGCGAGCGGGGTCGACGGGTCGGCCGCGACGGCGCCGAGCAGCGCGGTGAGGTGCCCGGCGAGGCGTTCGACGGTCGCGGGGTCGATGAGGTCGGTGCGGTACTGCAGGGTCAGCTCGACATGGGATGAATGCGGGGTGGCGACGAGGGCGAGGTCGTACAGGACATCGTCGATCTCGTGCGCCCACGGCGACTCGGAAAGGCCCGGCCAGTCGCGCCGCTCCTCGGCGAAGTTGTGCAGGTTCAAGGCGATCTGGAAGAGCGGGTGCCGGTGCGGGTCGCGGGCCTCGGCGAGGTGGTGCACCACCCGTTCGAAGGGCACCTCCTGGTGGGCCAGGCCGCCGAGCGCGCTCGCCCGGACCCGGCGCTGGGCGGCGAGGAAGCCCTCGGCCGGGTCGAGCCGGGTACGCAGGGCCAGCATGTTGACGAAGTTGCCGATGACCGGTTCGATCTCGCCCCGGTGGCGGCCCGCCAGCACCGTACCGATGGTGAGGTCGTGCTCGCCGGTGTGCCGCAGCAGCACCGCCTTGAACGCGGTGAGCAGCGTGACGAAGAGCGTCGTGCCCGGTTCGGCGGGGATCCGGTCGAGCACCGCCCGCGGCACCCGGAACGTGTGCTTGCCGCCGCGCCGCCCACCCTCCGATGTGGACGAGAGCGAGGCGGGCGGCAGCTCCAGCACCGGCCGGGGTCCGGCGAGCGACTCCCGCCAGTACGCCAGATCGCCGTCGAACCGTTCCCCGCCCAGCTCCCGGCGTTCCCAGACGGCGTAGTCGACCGGCTGCACCGGGACCGGCACCGGCGGCGCGACGGCCACCCCCAGGCGCCTGGCGTAACCGGCGGCGAGCTCGCCGATCGCCAGCGCCACGGACCACCCGTCCATGATGATGTGGTGCGCGACGACGAGCAGCGCGTGCTCGCGTTCGGTGATGCGGCACAGGGTGATCCGCAGCAGCGGCCCGGTCGCGAGGTCGAACGCCCGCCCCGACTCCTGCGCCGAGACGAGCCGGGCGGCCGCCGCCGGATCGTCCTCGCCGCGCAGGTCCAGCTCCCGCACCGGCACGTCGAACGTCTCGTGGACCACCTGCCGTGGCTCGCCGTCCACCTCGGTGAAGGTGGTCCGCAGGCTCTCGTGCCGCCCGACGAGATCCGCCACCGACCGGCGCAGTGCGGCGGGCTCCAGCGCGCCGACCAGCCGCAGTCCGAACGAGGTGTTCACCGCCGTGCTCTCCGGGTCGAGCAGGCCGGCGAAGAGCAGCCGCTGCTGTCCCGAGGAGAGGGGATAGGTGTCGGCGGTCCGCGGGACAGGCACCGGCCCGTTCGCCGTGGCGGCGGCCCGCTGGGCGAGCAGCTTCGCCAGGAGCTGCTGGCGCTGGGGGGAGAGCGCGGCGGCGCGGGTCGCGGCGGCGGTCATGATCGAGCCTTCCCAGGTGTGGTCACGTTTTGCAGCAAAGCGTGGCCTCGCGAAGCGAGATGCCACGTTTTGCTGCAAAACGTGACGAGGGTGGGGCGAGGTCAGAGCAGGGCTTCGAGTTCGGCGGCGACCCGGTGGGCGGACCGGTCGGCGTCGATCGTGGCGCCGAGCCGCGCCGCGCGCCGGGCGTACGCCGGGTCGCCGAGCAGCTGCTTGAGGAGCACCGCCGCCTGCGCCGGGTCCCACTGGGTCGACGGGAGCCACTCGGCCACCCCGAGCCGGCGCAGCCGGGCACCCGTGTCGGGCTGGTCGAAGCTGTGCGCGAGGACGAGCTGCGGCACCCCGGAGACGAGGGCGCGGCCGAGCGTACCGATGCCGCCGTGGTGGATCACCGCCGCGACCCGGGGCATCACCTCTCGGTAGGGCAGGCGCGAGAACCAGTGCACGCCGTCGGGCAACCGCTCGGGCAGCAGCTCCGGAAACGGGCTGACCAGGATCGCCTGCCGCCCGGCGACCTGGCACGCGTGCACCGCCGCCTCGTAGAACTCGTCGAACAGGATCGTGCCGCTGCTGCCCGCGATGAGTACGGGTGCCTGCTCGGCGTCGAGCAGCTCGGCGAGCCCGTCCGGGAAGGCCCCCGACTCGGCGTCACCGGCGAGCACGAAACCGGTCCGCACCACCTCGGCCGGGGTGGCGGTGCCGGAGCGCTCGAACCACTCCGGCCAGAGCCCGAGGTGGCTGTCGGCGGAGCGCAGCCACGCCGACCAGTCGGTGACCGGGCCGAGGCCGAACTCGTCGCGCAGCGCGTTGAGCGGGGCGGCCAGAGCCGTGCGGTGCAGGTATTCGGTGATCGGCAGCAGCAGGTGCTGGGCGGGGGTGAGCGCCACCCAGGCCGCCGGAGCGCCGAGGAACTCCGCGGCGATCAGCGCGGCGAGCCCGGAGGTGTGCCGCCCGACGATGACGGTGCCGCCCTTCTCGAAGCGGTCGGCGGCGGCCCGGATCGCGAAGCGGATGTGCTCGAACCACCCGGTCCGCTCGTAGTGGGCGAGCAGGTCCGGCGGGCTCGGGTTGCCCTGCCGGGCGAGCAGCACGTCGCGGGCGTCGTCGAGGTAGCGGGTGTACTCCGCCTCGGTGTCCAGCGGCACGAACTCCGCGCCCGTCGCCGCCGCCGCGGCGCCGAAGACGGCGTGGCTGATCAGGGTGACGTCGTGGCCGCGTTCGCGGAGCACGGTGGCGAGCTTGAGGAAGGGCAGCACGTCGCCGTTGGTGCCGTGGGTGATCAGGATCATCCGGCTGCGCCGGACCGGCCCGGTCACCGGCGGTCGCCCGTCTCCTCGGCGGCGAGCAGCGCCTCGAGCTCCTCCTCGGAGAGGGCCTCGATCTCGTCGAGCAGGTCGGCGGAGATCGAGGTGTCGAGCTGGTCGAGCTGCAGTGCCAGGATCGCGGCGCTCACCTCGGCGACGGTGAAGGCCGGGGTGAAGAGCAGGTCGACGGGGAGCTCGACGCCGAACGCCTGCCGGGCCCGGGCCATGAACTGCACCACCTGCAGCGACTGGCCGCCGAGGGCGAAGAAGTTGTCCGCCACCGTGGTCGGTGCCTCGCCGAGCAGCTCGGCCCAGAGCGCCATCACCTGAAGCTGCAGCGGCGTGGCCTCGGCGCTCGACGTGGTCGGCCGGACCGGGCCGCCCATCGCGGCGAGGACCGCTTCCGGGGTGCCGAGTTCGGTCGCGATCCAGGCGACGAGCTCGGCGTCGGAGCGCGGGGCCGCCGACCTCGGCGCGTCGGTCAGTGCGGAGGAAGAGGCGTCGACCGGAATGGCCTGCGTGGCCACGACAGGCCTGGCCTGCGCCGCGTCGGCTGCGGCCAGGGTGTAGCCGGTCGGGCCGGGTGCGGCCACCGAGGCGAGGAAGTCGCGGGCGGGCTGGTTGCGGTCGCCCTCGTGGAGGACGAGCTCGACCGTCTCGGCGCCGAGCTGCTCGGCGAGGGTGCCGAGGTGGGCCAGGACGCGGTGCTCGACACCCCGGCCGAGCACGCGGCAGCTCAGCATCAGCGCCTCCACCCGCAGCACGCTTCCGACGAGCCGGTAGCCGATGAGGCCGGTCATGCCGTAGTCGCCGAACCGGTCGGTGACGTGCACGGCGAGCCACGTGGCGGTGGAGTGTGCCAGGTCGGCGGCGGTGGTGCGTACCAGGCTGAGGTTGAACTGGTTGGTGCGCTGGGTGAGCTGCGCGGCGCGCTCGAGCTGGTCGGGGCGCGGCGGGGTGATCTCGACCGCGAGGTCGAGGCCGGCGAGGAAGTCGGCGAGCGACGGCGCGCTCGCCCGCAGCTCGCGGCGGTCGCGTTCGGCCTGGTAGCGGGCGGTGCGCTGGGTGTCCTCGGCGGTGACCCGGGCGATGTCGAGCGGCCAGCAGTGGCGCAGGAAGTCCAGGGCCTCGGCGGCGTCGCCGGGCAGCCGCAGCGTCAGCACCTCGGGCAGCGCGGCGGCGACCTCGGCGCACTCGACCGGGGAGTCGTCGAGGAAGACGAAGCTGTCGAGGCCCAGGTCGAGCTCCGCGGCGAGCGAGGCGATATTCGCCGACTTGGGCAGCCAGTTGATCCGGGTCGCGGTGAGGTGCTCGCGGCGCAGCGGCAGGTCCGGGTGGCGGTCGAGGACCGCGAGCACGTCGGCCTCCGCGTTGCGGCTCGCCAGGCAGATCAGTCGCCCGGCCTGCGCCTGCGCGGCGAGCAGCGCCATGATCGCTCTCCGCTCCGCGCCGATGTGTACGCCGTCAGCCCCCTCCTCACCGACCGCGCCGTCCCACAGCGTGTTGTCGCAGTCGACGACGAGGACCTTCGGCCGGGGCGTGCCGATCGCCTGCCCGGTGCGGTGAAGGGCGGTGCCGAGCGCGGCGAAGTAGGCGGGGGAGTAGGGCACCCCGCCGAGCTGCTCGGCGTAGGCGTCGTGGGGGTCGGGCACCCGGTACCAGCCACCGACCGGCACCGGGTGGATGTTGGGGACATCGGCGACCGCGTCGAGCAGCTCCCGGGCGGCCTGCTCGTCGGCGGTCTGCCGGGCCGGTGACGGCGGGCAGACGGCGAGCAGGACCGGGGTGGCGGCCCGCTGCGCGGCGGCGCGCAGCGCGGCGGCGAGCTCCGACACGGCACCGTCGAGGTCCTCGATCCGGACCAGGACGGCGGCGACGCCGGTGGCGGTGGCGAGGGCGCTGGCGGGGTCGAGGAGCTGCTGGAAGACCTGTCCGAAGGGGGCGAAGACCGGCTCGATCGGCTGGCCGAGGCGGTCGCCCCAGAAGGCGAGCGGGGCTGCGACCGGCTCGGCGGTGAAGGACGCGGCGATCACCCACCGCATCGGCACGGACTCCATCGACATGCGAACCTCCCAGCGCCACAACGGGTTCGGTCACCGGTGACCGTCGGCTACGTTATTGACCGGAAGGCAAATAGTCAAGATTATTAACAGTAACGGGAGAGAATGTGTCCCGATGTCTGAATGGATCGCTGAGGAGCGGATACATTGATCATTAAAATCGACCACATTGGACTTGCAACCATCGATATGGCGAGCGCAGCGGCCTCGCTGGAGCTCCTTTCGATGGTGAAATTCGACGAGGGAATCGCCGAGACCTACGGCGTCGACTGCCAATTCTGGGGCGTCGGTGCCGAACCCGGCGCGGCGGCGATCGAGCTGGTCGCGCCGAACCGTGACGACGCGGCCATCCACGGCCATCTACGCAGGTCGGGCGCCGGGCTCTACCACGTCGCCTTCGAGGTCGACGACATCGACGCGGAGCTGCGGCGGCTGCGCGACGGCGGCGCCACCCCCGTCGACCGCGGCCCGTGTGCGGGCGCCCGGGCGGGGATGCGCGTCTGCTTCGTCTATCTCGGCACGGCGACCGGACTGCTCGTGGAATTGGTTCAATATGACGCTTGATCATGCTATTTCCGAGAAGTAGTCCCACCGGGACTCCGTGACGGGATTGCTTCCCGGAGATGGCGGGCCGCGCTGCGAGTGGTGCAGATTTGGGGGTTGTTCGGCGATCTCGGCGCAATGAGTATCGACACTGCTGCAGCTATCGATATTCATCCAGCGAGAGGACTCCTGTGAGATCTACTCCGCTCTTCCGGCGCGGCCGCGGCGGCCTGCGCCGGGCCCTGGCGATGCTCTGCGGCGCGCTGCTCGTCACACCGCTCGTCGTCGTCCTCACCGGCGCGCAGACCCCGGCCCTCGCGGCCGTCCGGCGGGATGTCCAGGGCATCCAGGCCGGCTGGGTGCTCAACCTGCCCGACTGCAGCTGGACCGACTCGGCGGGCAAGCTCTTCGCCGACACCGAGGTGCAGTCCCGCAGCGGCTGGCTCCGGCTGGACTTCCGCGGCGCGCTCGGCACCTGCTCCAACGGCACGTCGGTGCACGACAAGTACGTCGAGTTCATCAACAACCTCGACCCGGGAATCCAGATCCTCGGACTGCTGACCAGGGAGTTCTTCGGTGGCAACGCGGTCGAGTTCGCCGATCACGCCGCCGCCTTCGCCTGCGACGCGGCCTTCGACCGGGTCGCCGCCTGGGAGATCCTCAACGAGCCCGACCTCGACGACGCCTTCGGCCACCTCGCCTTCGCCGAGTACCTCGGCCGGTCGTCGCGCAAGATCCACGATTGCAGCGCCAATGAGAAGGTGGTCAGCGGCGGTGTGACCGCGCGCTACCCGGTCTCCTACCTCAACGACGTCAGCGCCGACCTCGCCGCGAATCAGGACTTCGGCGGCTGGGCCCGGCTCACCGACGCGGTGCAGGGCATCGGCGTGCACCCCTACGTCGACGCGCTGACCAATCTGGACACCAAGGAGAACAGTCGGCACGCGATGCTCAAGGCGTACCTCGACGCGGTGCAGGGCGCCTTCCCCAACGAGCCGTTCTACATCACCGAATTCGGCTGGCGCGCCCCGGACGACGACGGCGTGCACCAGAACGACGAGGTCACCGACGAGCTCCAGTGCGCCAACCTCATCGACGCGTTCGCCATGCTCGCCAACCGCTACAACCTGGTCGCGGCGACCTGGTTCACGCTCGCGGACTTCGGCGACATCCACCGCAACTACGGGCTGTCGACGATGCCGCCGGAGAACCGCTTCCGCCTGGCCCACCAAGGCTACATCACCGGTGACTGCGGCGGTCCGACGGCCGGCGCCTACAACCCCGAGACCGACGAGCTCCAGTGGCAGACCACCGCGCTCGCTCGGACCGGGCTCGCCGGGGCGGGGCTCGCCGCGGTCAGCTACGAGGTGAAGCTGGCGCCGCAGGGGTCGCCGGTCTACACGATCTTCAAGACGGTGACCGACTCCAAGGTCCAGCTCGGGGCCTTCTACCCGCCGCTCGCGGTGGGCACCTACGTCTGGACCGTCACCAAGATCGTTGACGGCGTACGCTACCCGGCCGCCGACTTCTGGACGCTCAACTTCACCGGCAAGCCCAGCCCGCCCGCCTACGCCAACGTCGGCATCGTCAACGGCACCTCGCTGCGGATCTTCTGGTCCGACACCGCCAACAACGAGTCCGGGTTCGAGATCTCCACCGGCTTCGAGACCCGCACGGCACCGGCGAACACCAGCACCTTCGTCTGGACCGGGCTCACCCCCGGCGTGAAGGAGTGCTTCCGGGTGCGCGCCTACAACGCCTTCGGCGCGTCCTACTGGGCGACCGAGGTCTGCGGCACCCCGCCCACCCCGCCGCTCGCGCCGAGCAACGTCACCGCCACCGTGGTGACCGGCACCAGCGTCCGGGTGAACTGGACCGACAACTCCACCGACGAGGCCGATTTCGAGGTCTCCGACGGCACGACGAGCGTGATCGTGGCACCCAACTCGACGAGCTTCGTCTGGACCGGCATCGCCAACGGCGCCACGAAGTGCTTCCAGGTGCGCTCCCGCAACCTCGGCGGCAACTCCGCCTGGGGCGGCAGCGCCTGCGCCACCACGCCCGCGATCCCGGCGGCGCCGACCGGATCGAGCGCGACGATCATCACCGGCACCAGCGTCAAGGTGAGCTGGACCGACAACTCCGCCACCGAGTACGGGTTCGAGATCTCCAACGGCGTGACCTCCAACGTCGTCGGCGCGAACTCGACCAGCTTCACCTGGACCGGCCTCGCCCAGGGCAGCTACACCTGCTTCCGGGTGCG
This portion of the Allocatelliglobosispora scoriae genome encodes:
- a CDS encoding fibronectin type III domain-containing protein; this encodes MRSTPLFRRGRGGLRRALAMLCGALLVTPLVVVLTGAQTPALAAVRRDVQGIQAGWVLNLPDCSWTDSAGKLFADTEVQSRSGWLRLDFRGALGTCSNGTSVHDKYVEFINNLDPGIQILGLLTREFFGGNAVEFADHAAAFACDAAFDRVAAWEILNEPDLDDAFGHLAFAEYLGRSSRKIHDCSANEKVVSGGVTARYPVSYLNDVSADLAANQDFGGWARLTDAVQGIGVHPYVDALTNLDTKENSRHAMLKAYLDAVQGAFPNEPFYITEFGWRAPDDDGVHQNDEVTDELQCANLIDAFAMLANRYNLVAATWFTLADFGDIHRNYGLSTMPPENRFRLAHQGYITGDCGGPTAGAYNPETDELQWQTTALARTGLAGAGLAAVSYEVKLAPQGSPVYTIFKTVTDSKVQLGAFYPPLAVGTYVWTVTKIVDGVRYPAADFWTLNFTGKPSPPAYANVGIVNGTSLRIFWSDTANNESGFEISTGFETRTAPANTSTFVWTGLTPGVKECFRVRAYNAFGASYWATEVCGTPPTPPLAPSNVTATVVTGTSVRVNWTDNSTDEADFEVSDGTTSVIVAPNSTSFVWTGIANGATKCFQVRSRNLGGNSAWGGSACATTPAIPAAPTGSSATIITGTSVKVSWTDNSATEYGFEISNGVTSNVVGANSTSFTWTGLAQGSYTCFRVRSYNLAGYSAWTPDVCVTTPTIPLNPNGQTAVALNGTSVKVSWVDRSPNEIGFEISNGVTSNVVGANTTTYTWTGLAQGTYMCFRIRAYNLAGYSAWTTPDACLTTPVIPAAPTGPAVLILSGTAVTFTWQDRSANETGFELFNGVSYVNVGPNTTAYTWTVGMGSYTCFSAKAFNLAGKSAATPYACATTPTIPAAPAGQAAVALNGTQVQITWQDRSTNETGFQIYNGVSYVNVGANVTSYIWTVAMGSYTCFSIKAGNLAGQSAATPYACVTTPTIPAAPTGQAAVAISTSQIRVTWQDRSGNETGFQIYDGVSYFTVPANTTTFVRSGLPSKKYMCFSIRSYNLAGQSSATPYACATTL